The genomic window CTCACATTGAATGCTCATATGTTAGCGTTTTGCTGCTTCTTACTCCCAAACGCTTACATTATACAATCTTTTTATGTTTTCATAGACAACAAAAAAGAAAGGACAGCCACCATCCTTTCCGAAAACTCTTAAAATTGTTACACACATGAATCCAACGGCGCTACCCCAATAGCAGCTTAATCCCGAACGCAAAAAGGATGCTGCCGCCAAGAGCTTCACTATAGGAGCCGAGCCAGCTCTGGACCTTTCTGCCAATGAGCAGGCCGAGCCACGTAAGGACGGTGGCAGTTACGCCGAAGCTAGTCAAAACCAACAATGTTTTAGCCCCGTAAATTCCTAGAGTTAAGCTTACGGAAAAGCTGTCTAAGCTTACGCTGAAGCCAAAGAGCATTAAGCCTAATCCCACTGGCGTAATCATGCTCTCTTTTTCCTTCTGGAATCCGGACCAGACCATTTGTATACCTAATATGAGCAGGAGCCCGCCGCCGACATAGGTGGCAATGGCACCGAATTTTTCAGATAATATTCTTCCTGCAATCATTCCAATGAGGGGCATCCAAACATGGAAAAAGCCGATGGTCACGCCAATTTTGAATATTTGTTTAAGGCGGAGCTTATACATGCCCATTCCCAAGCCCACTGAAAAAGCATCCATTGCCAGAGCGAATGCCATGATTGTGAGTGTTAGTATTTCTCCGATTAAATCTGCCATCTTTTCTCCTCCTTGGACTTGCTATTTCAACATATGCACGTCCAAGAGGATTTAGAATCGAAAAAACAAAGGGTCGGATCTGTATCTCCATATCCATTGGGACAAGAGACCTAATCATTGACATCCTAAAAAAGACGAACATCGACTCAACTCCCCAATGAGCAACAGACCATTTTCCAAACCAAAATGGGTCGGGTGATTGCTACCTACCGAGGGGGCATATCTAAGTAAAAGTGGATGCTACGTCCAAAAAAAGTGAGACAAGGCACCCGCCCCTCATCCCATCAGATCACACGATGTCCCGCTGCCTTCATAAGGCGGTTCATGACAGCAACGCCGACTCCTTCATTCGGGAACATTTCGCTATAAATAATATCTGCGTTTGTATTGTTGAATTTCCTTAATGCCTCATATAAATAGGTCGCAACGGTTTCAAGATTTTCACGTTGTCCACAAGGTACGACATAATCCGCTTGATAGAAGTTTTGGTTTTCCACAGTTGTTAGCACACCAACGGTCAAACCCTCTTCCTTCTTCTTATCCACAAGCTTCTGGATAAACTCTCTTGACCCATCCACTAAATAAAGCGGTGCATCTGGAGCATAGTGTCGGTATTTCATTCCAGGGGATTTAGGCGCCTGAGTCTCATCTGTGAGCGCGGCGTCAACGGAAACCTCCCCAATCACGGCTTCAAGCTGTTCCTTTGTCACTGCACCCGGCCTCAGGATAACAGGGATTTCTTCCGTGCAATCCAATACGGTCGATTCCACACCCACTCCCGTTGGTCCACCATCCACAATTCCCGCAATCTTCCCGTTTAAGTCCTCCCACACATGCTCGGCTGTTGTCGGGCTTGGCTTTCCTGAGCGGTTTGCGCTCGGTGCCGCAATCGGAAGTCCACATCTCTTCAGGATGGCTAACGCAACCGGATGATCCGGCATGCGCACAGCAATTGTGGATAAACCCGCTGTTGCCTGATCCGACAGCTTTCCTTCTTTCTTTTTAAAAATGAGGGTAAGCGGGCCTGGCCAGAATTCCTTTATCAACAGCTTTGCTTGATCTGAAATGTCCTCCGCAAAATCATCAAGCTGATGTTCCTCCGCAATGTGGATAATCAGCGGATTATCGCTCGGCCTTCCTTTAGCTGCGAAAATCTTGCCTACAGCCTCACTGTTTTCTGCATTTCCACCCAAGCCATAGACGGTTTCGGTAGGAAATGCCACCACTTCATTATTTATTAAAAGATCCGCAGCCTGTGCAGTTTGTGGATAACTTTCGAGATCATCCACAAATTTATCCACTGACCATCTTTTCGTATTCATGATGCTCCACCTTCTTTTTGTCACCTTAATATCGTAATAAAATCCTTTATTCACATGTTAATTACTTTTGAAAGTATAAAAGAAGATGGAGGATAACTCAAGCATTATCCACAATTTGTGGATAGATAACTCACATTTGTGCATAACTTCGCCAATATATCCACATTTTACAGGGATAATGTCAAAAAGAATGAGTTGTCCACAGTTAAAATATGTTTTACATGGTCAGAACCATAGAGTTCCTCCGGCAAGTTCAGCCTATTCATCTCTTTAAAGCCCAGCAGCTGAAAAAAAGCCAGCGAGGTTTTTTTATTAGAAGAAAGGTAAAGAGATTGCAGCTGCCTGTCCTTCGCCAACATTAGAATCTGCTCGAAAAGGATGAATAACTCGTTTTCAGTCATTTCCTTTGTCACCGCAAGGGAACGGAGCAATCCCATTGTTCCTAGTGGCTCAATTCCAAGCGTGGCTTTTACATTACCCTGGTCATTTTCCATAATTAAGAAGTAATCGATGGATTCCGCCAATCCATCTGTATTAAGTTTGGCCTCTGCCAAAAAACTTGTTAATCTCTCAACATCCTCCGCCACTGCACCTCGTATGAAAGCAGCCATCGTTCCACCTCATTCTTCATAGTCTATTAGTAAATTTCATTCCATTCTGTTCTATTAAGTATGTAGAAACTTACTATATTCATATGAAAAAATAGAGATAGTAGAACTGTCCTGTGGAAAATAAAATTGTCGTTAACAAACCTTTATGTGCAAAGAAATCATATTTTTGAACAAGATACT from Bacillus sp. DTU_2020_1000418_1_SI_GHA_SEK_038 includes these protein-coding regions:
- a CDS encoding manganese efflux pump MntP family protein codes for the protein MADLIGEILTLTIMAFALAMDAFSVGLGMGMYKLRLKQIFKIGVTIGFFHVWMPLIGMIAGRILSEKFGAIATYVGGGLLLILGIQMVWSGFQKEKESMITPVGLGLMLFGFSVSLDSFSVSLTLGIYGAKTLLVLTSFGVTATVLTWLGLLIGRKVQSWLGSYSEALGGSILFAFGIKLLLG
- a CDS encoding L-threonylcarbamoyladenylate synthase, with the translated sequence MNTKRWSVDKFVDDLESYPQTAQAADLLINNEVVAFPTETVYGLGGNAENSEAVGKIFAAKGRPSDNPLIIHIAEEHQLDDFAEDISDQAKLLIKEFWPGPLTLIFKKKEGKLSDQATAGLSTIAVRMPDHPVALAILKRCGLPIAAPSANRSGKPSPTTAEHVWEDLNGKIAGIVDGGPTGVGVESTVLDCTEEIPVILRPGAVTKEQLEAVIGEVSVDAALTDETQAPKSPGMKYRHYAPDAPLYLVDGSREFIQKLVDKKKEEGLTVGVLTTVENQNFYQADYVVPCGQRENLETVATYLYEALRKFNNTNADIIYSEMFPNEGVGVAVMNRLMKAAGHRVI